The following is a genomic window from Clostridium sp..
TAAGTTAAATCTAAAGGTAAATGTATATGATGACGATGTCTATAATAAATCCCATATAGAAAATTGGGTGATTGAGCCTTTTGATCCAAGCCTTAATAGTGATATGAAAGTTAGAGACTCTAGCGGAAAATTAATTTCAGAAATATAATGATTATGTAAATGCTTTTGAATTACTGAAGGAGTAAATTTTATGGATAAGTCTCGAAAAATATATACAAAAGCTTTGGACAAGTATAATGACGGTTACATAGATAAGGCTGTAGAATTGTGTGAAAAAAGCATATCTATTGATTTACACAATGCGGCCGCTATTAATCTAAAGGGACTTCTCATGTATTTAAAAGGTGATATTGAAACGGCCCGTAAATTATGGAAGATGAATGCACAGACAAATAAAGACGGAGTTTCAGAAAAATACCTTGAGAATTCAAATGGAGATGTAAGCAGGAAGATACTATATAATAAGGCAATATCCTTTATAAAAAAATTAAAAATCAATGAGGCGATTCCATTACTTGAACAATGCAGTGAAAGTGATTTCAATATGATTGATGTAAACAACTATCTGGCACTATGTTACATAAAAAAAGGTAAATATTCCAAGTCAATTGAACTTTTGGACAAGGTTTTTCAAATTGACAGAAATAATAAGATGGCAAGACAAACCAGAAAATCTCTTCAGGATATGAAGATGGTTAAAAAACAGGTAAATTTAAAAAGAAAAATTTGTATATCTATAATAATTGTAATTGCAATAATCTCTGTATTATATTTTTTGTTAGTTGGGAAAAATAATTATGGAAAGCTGCAAAATATAAAAGGAATTAACTTGTTAAGTTTAATAAATGGTCAGAAACATTATAAAGATGAAGTAGTACATAATGACAAAAAAAGTCAATCTTCAAAAGTTCCTAAAAAAGAAAAAAATATTAAAAAAAGCAATTTCCCTTATAATGACATTAAAAGTTATATGGGTAATAGAGATTATGATAAATTATACAGTGAACTTATGAATTTTAAAGAAGAAGATGATTCTCTGACTATTAATGAAAAGGTGATTCTAATAAAAGCCAAACAGCTTCTTGTTTCAGATGGAGTTGATTACTTCTATAATAAAGGGTGCAGTTACTTGAACAACAGGGATTACACAAAAGCAAAAGAATATCTTCAAAAGGCTTTCCGGTATGGTTTAAGTAGTTCTATATACCCGGATATAATCTACATGCTGGGTTATAATCTTGAACTATCCGGTGATATAGAAAATGCTATAAGTTACTATGACAAATATGACAAGAATTATAAAGATGGATCATATGAAGAAACGGTAATTTACAGACTTGCACTTATTTACAGAGATCTGGATAAATCTATGGCTAAAGCGTATGCACAGAGATTGGTAGATAAATATCCAACTTCCATATATAATAATTCTGTGATACATTCTATAATAGGAAGTTGAATATGCGTAAAAATATTGACTAAGTAAATAATAGAGTATAGAATATAATTAAAAGATATACCCTTATAGGGTATAAGGAGGTTGGAAAGAATGATAGAAGAAATAAAAGATGAAAATTTTTCACAGTCGGTCAATGAGTCATCTGCTCCTGTAGTTGTGGATTTTTGGGCTTCATGGTGTGGACCATGTAAAATGCTGTCACCTATAATGGATGAGGTGTCCGAAGAAGTTGGATCAAAGGCCAAATTCTTCAAGGTGAATGTAGATGAAAACCCTAATACAGCTTCCCAATTCAAAGTTTCAAGCATTCCTACTGTAATGGTATTTAAGGATGGAAATGTAGTGGATAAGTTTGTTGGATTCAAACCTAAAGAGGCCGTAAAACAAGTACTGGAAAAGCATATATAATTTTGATAGTCATAGATTATCCATTATGGAATTGAAATGGCAGATTGACTGTTATGTTGATTTGCCATTTTATTATAAACTTTTAAATGGAGATGGTAACCAAATGGAAGGTACAAGGTACGATATAGCTGTAGTTGGCAGCGGGCCGGCAGGTCTTGCAGCGGCAATTAATGCAAAGATAAGAAATAAGAATATAGCTTTGTTCGGGATAGAAGAATTAAGCAACAAGCTGGTAAAAGCACCTATAATAAATAATTATCTTGGCTTTTACAACATGACGGGACAGCAGTTTAAAGAAAAATTTAAAGAGCATATAAAATTTCTCGATATATCCATAATTACGGAAAAGATAAATACTATTTATGCCATGAGAGACTATTTTGCGCTGGATTCAAATGGGAAAATGTATGAAGCAAAATCCGTTATAATTGCAACGGGTGTCGAATATACAAAACCTCTAAATGGAGAAGAGAAGTTTTTGGGCAGGGGCGTAGGTTATTGTGCTACTTGTGATGCGCCGCTTTACAAAGGTAAGAGGGTATGTATAATAGGATATAACAAGGAAGCAGAAACTGAAGCAAACTATGTTA
Proteins encoded in this region:
- a CDS encoding tetratricopeptide repeat protein, with the translated sequence MDKSRKIYTKALDKYNDGYIDKAVELCEKSISIDLHNAAAINLKGLLMYLKGDIETARKLWKMNAQTNKDGVSEKYLENSNGDVSRKILYNKAISFIKKLKINEAIPLLEQCSESDFNMIDVNNYLALCYIKKGKYSKSIELLDKVFQIDRNNKMARQTRKSLQDMKMVKKQVNLKRKICISIIIVIAIISVLYFLLVGKNNYGKLQNIKGINLLSLINGQKHYKDEVVHNDKKSQSSKVPKKEKNIKKSNFPYNDIKSYMGNRDYDKLYSELMNFKEEDDSLTINEKVILIKAKQLLVSDGVDYFYNKGCSYLNNRDYTKAKEYLQKAFRYGLSSSIYPDIIYMLGYNLELSGDIENAISYYDKYDKNYKDGSYEETVIYRLALIYRDLDKSMAKAYAQRLVDKYPTSIYNNSVIHSIIGS
- the trxA gene encoding thioredoxin → MIEEIKDENFSQSVNESSAPVVVDFWASWCGPCKMLSPIMDEVSEEVGSKAKFFKVNVDENPNTASQFKVSSIPTVMVFKDGNVVDKFVGFKPKEAVKQVLEKHI
- a CDS encoding NAD(P)/FAD-dependent oxidoreductase, producing the protein MEGTRYDIAVVGSGPAGLAAAINAKIRNKNIALFGIEELSNKLVKAPIINNYLGFYNMTGQQFKEKFKEHIKFLDISIITEKINTIYAMRDYFALDSNGKMYEAKSVIIATGVEYTKPLNGEEKFLGRGVGYCATCDAPLYKGKRVCIIGYNKEAETEANYVSELAGKIYYIPMYKGELKLNENIEIIRERAVEIQGSDKAEKVILKNGEIEADGIFVLKDSISPGQLVPGLDMENNHIKVDLDMKTNIKGCFAAGDCTGKPYQYMKSVGQGQVAALSAVAYLDSIE